A genomic segment from Bombus affinis isolate iyBomAffi1 chromosome 13, iyBomAffi1.2, whole genome shotgun sequence encodes:
- the LOC126922899 gene encoding enhancer of polycomb homolog 1, whose product MSKLSFRARALDASKPMPIYMAEELPDLPDYSAINRAVPQMPSGMEKEEECEHHLQRAICTGLIIPTPEVTDLTDVEAYDKIYPADYRLPRQLIHMQPFAMEQDIPDYDMDSEDEKWVAVQSRKMDLTPLQFEEMMDRLEKSSGQTVVTLNEAKALLKEDDDLIVAVFDYWLNKRLKTQHPLLLTVKTEHRFGSAANNPYLAFRRRTEKMQTRKHRKNDETSYEKMLKLRRDLSRAVTLLEMVKRREKTKREHLHLTIEVYEKRYQAQDFNGQILAEVSALKTPRPAFAPLFTNQFGVHQNWANKVCSKDDVVPRKEKRQYKKRKHKTDSRGGNLEDNGVRGGTGSGGGRGSRPGVLGSGLDPLISSDDDSPLPSHSHSQPSVPSDRDDEDTADEGQFTFRRNRNSTYLPPVSGGFGNWPWCDKSEGGLADKKYRFALTSISKPVPRCIGFARRRIGRGGRVILDRCSTDMDDMWSSLDFTIHQPKREPVESDTTATPTIPIKKEWLHFRPKTPPVSVHSPSEESSDTDSDIEPTLTPSKPLPYPFPPEATSICVEVEPERVGDEPLFTSEFNIADYFSVDTLSDFDLAVASITGSACISGLSDNNSNDMRTDELGSSHFVVTPLPSSLLAQPATQQSRPQCSGSGFSVVNTSTSSTVPSSFSCTTNQPTTSSVVSTQCISGATETQSNQSKQQQHRQLPNNSNPVSILSKSLTSPTNNRNGGSCGSGSAGVRVFSASTTTSGTITNFGNGHQNGPLSHINNSNNLSNSTHVVNNQSTIVLPQKHPPSTLLPGFITQSKLASLARQQQQTQSQAQQIPTSGEITLNSNSENLDMKVDGVENVTCDGKPQQQQLVRANKTNSLAMEVT is encoded by the exons ATGAGCAAGCTGTCGTTCAGGGCCCGTGCCCTGGACGCTTCCAAGCCCATGCCGATTTATATGGCTGAGGAACTACCGGATCTGCCAGATTACTCGGCCATTAATCGTGCTGTGCCCCAAATGCCCAGCGGCATGGAAAAGGAGGAGGAATGT GAACATCACTTGCAAAGAGCAATATGCACAGGTCTGATCATTCCTACCCCTGAGGTAACTGATTTAACAGATGTGGAAGCTTATGATAAAATATATCCAGCTGACTATAGGCTACCTCGTCAACTTATACACATgcaac CTTTTGCAATGGAACAAGATATTCCAGACTATGATATGGATTCAGAAGATGAAAAATGGGTTGCAGTACAAAGTCGTAAGATGGACTTAACTCCTCTTCAATTTGAAGAAATGATGGATCGTTTAGAGAAAAGTTCAGGACAAACTGTAGTCACTCTTAACGAAGCTAAAGCACTTCTGAAAGAGGATGATGATTTAATCGTTGCTGTGTTTGATTACTGGCTGAATAAGCGTCTTAAAACA CAACATCCTCTTCTATTAACGGTTAAAACAGAGCATCGGTTTGGTTCAGCTGCCAATAATCCTTATTTAGCGTTTAGACGTAGAACGGAAAAAATGCAAACGCGTAAACATCGTAAAAACGATGAAACTAGTTATGAAAAAATGCTGAAGCTCCGTAGGGATCTCAGTAGAGCAGTTACCCTTTTAGAAATGGttaaaagaagagagaaaaccAAACGAGAACATTTGCATCTTACAATTGAAGTATATGAGAAAAG ATATCAGGCACAAGACTTTAACGGACAAATATTGGCAGAAGTATCAGCGTTGAAGACACCAAGACCTGCTTTTGCTCCACTGTTCACGAATCAGTTTGGTGTTCATCAAAATTGGGCAAATAAAGTTTGTAGTAAA GATGATGTAGTACCcaggaaagaaaaaagacaaTATAAGAAGCGAAAGCATAAAACCGATAGCAGGGGAGGGAATTTGGAAGATAATGGTGTACGGGGTGGAACAGGTAGCGGAGGTGGTCGAGGAAGTCGGCCTGGTGTTCTTGGAAGCGGGCTGGACCCGCTAATAAGTTCAGACGACGATAGTCCGCTCCCATCTCATTCACATTCTCAGCCCTCGGTTCCTTCAGATCGCGATGATGAAGACACTGCTGATGAGGGTCAATTCACTTTCCGACGAAATAGAAATAGCACTTATCTACCA CCTGTATCAGGTGGATTTGGAAACTGGCCTTGGTGTGATAAAAGTGAAGGGGGCTTGGCTGATAAGAAGTATAGGTTTGCACTGACCAGTATCAGCAAACCAGTACCGAGATGTATTGGTTTTGCGCGGCGACGAATTGGTCGAGGTGGCAG AGTAATATTGGATCGCTGTTCAACCGATATGGATGATATGTGGTCTTCTCTAGATTTTACAATACATCAACCAAAACGGGAGCCAGTGGAATCTGATACAACTGCCACACCAACAATTCCAATCAAGAAGGAGTG GTTACACTTCCGACCAAAGACTCCACCTGTGTCAGTGCATAGTCCAAGTGAAGAAAGTAGTGATACGGACTCAGATATAGAGCCAACGTTAACTCCATCGAAACCGCTTCCATACCCGTTCCCACCTGAAGCGACATCTATCTGTGTGGAAGTAGAGCCCGAGCGTGTAGGAGATGAACCACTTTTTACATCAGAATTCAATATCGCTGATTATTTCTCGGTGGATACGCTATCGGACTTTGATCTTGCCGTTGCGAGTATAACCGGTAGTGCGTGCATCAGTGGTCTATCGGATAATAACTCTAACGACATGAGGACAGACGAACTGGGTAGTTCACATTTTGTTGTGACTCCGCTACCTAGCAGTCTTTTGGCACAGCCTGCAACACAACAGAGTCGGCCTCAGTGCAGTGGTAGTGGTTTTAGTGTTGTAAATACTTCTACGAGTTCTACAGTCCCGTCGTCTTTCTCGTGTACAACCAACCAACCGACAACGTCGAGTGTAGTATCTACGCAATGCATAAGTGGTGCTACTGAGACACAGTCGAACCAGTCTAAACAGCAACAACATAGACAATTACCAAACAACAGCAATCCTGTTTCCATTCTGTCTAAATCCTTGACTAGTCCAACGAATAATAGGAATGGCGGTAGCTGTGGCAGTGGTAGTGCTGGAGTCAGAGTGTTTAGTGCAAGTACCACAACTAGTGGAACAATTACAAACTTTGGCAATGGGCATCAAAATGGGCCATTGTCTCATATAAATAACTCTAATAATCTTTCAAATAGCACTCACGTTGTGAATAATCAGTCAACGATAGTTCTGCCACAAAAACATCCGCCGTCCACTCTGCTACCTGGCTTTATCACACAGAGCAAATTGGCGAGTCTCGCAAGGCAGCAACAACAGACGCAGAGTCAGGCGCAACAAATCCCAACGTCCGGGGAAATTACGCTTAATAGTAATAG TGAAAATTTGGATATGAAGGTGGATGGAGTGGAAAATGTAACTTGCGATGGTAAACCACAGCAACAACAGCTTGTACGGGCAAATAAAACAAATTCATTAGCGATGGAAGTGACATGA
- the LOC126922945 gene encoding translin isoform X2, with the protein MLKEIRAIVRELEKNSRDILMILQNIHNEDNFKENLIVSEYCATSRALFEDVRKNYAKLADVVPKNQYYKYHDQWRFVTQKLCFLASLIIYLEIKVLLSKDTAAEMLGVSNDREDGFHLDLEDYLMGLLQLSAELSRFAVNSVTSGNYNRPIEIARFINDLSAGFRLLNLKNDSLRKRFDGLKYTVKKVEEVVYDLSIRGLKPSSAIEDTK; encoded by the exons ATGCTAAAGGAAATCCGTGCTATTGTAAGAGAACTTGAAAAGAACTCCAGGGACATTTTGATGATATtgcaaaacatacataacgaaGATAACTTTAAAGAAAACTTAA TTGTATCTGAATATTGTGCAACGTCAAGGGCATTGTTTGAAGATGTACGTAAAAACTATGCAAAACTTGCAGATGTCGTGCCAAAAAATCAGTATTACAAATATCATGATCAATGGCGTTTTGTCACACAAAAATTATGTTTCTTAGCATccttaataatatatttagaaattaaagTTCTACTAAGCAAAGACACCGCTGCAGAAATGTTAGGAG TTAGTAATGATAGAGAGGATGGTTTCCATTTGGACTTAGAAGACTACCTAATGGGACTATTACAATTGTCTGCAGAATTG aGTCGTTTTGCTGTAAATAGTGTCACTAGTGGTAATTATAATCGACCTATAGAAATAGCACGATTTATAAATGATCTAAGTGCAGGCTTTAGACtcttaaatttgaaaaatgattcTCTAAGAAAACGTTTTGATGGCTTAAAATATACGGTTAAAAAGGTAGAAGAAGTGGTTTATGATCTCAGTATACGAGGTTTGAAACCAAGTTCAGCTATTGAAGATACaaagtaa
- the LOC126922945 gene encoding translin isoform X1 yields MGDRIAEIFNSFQTYLVNEEVSREEIRAIVRELEKNSRDILMILQNIHNEDNFKENLIVSEYCATSRALFEDVRKNYAKLADVVPKNQYYKYHDQWRFVTQKLCFLASLIIYLEIKVLLSKDTAAEMLGVSNDREDGFHLDLEDYLMGLLQLSAELSRFAVNSVTSGNYNRPIEIARFINDLSAGFRLLNLKNDSLRKRFDGLKYTVKKVEEVVYDLSIRGLKPSSAIEDTK; encoded by the exons ATGGGTGATAGAATAGCAGAAATCTTTAATTCTTTTCAGACTTACTTAGTCAACGAAGAAGTATCGCGTGAG GAAATCCGTGCTATTGTAAGAGAACTTGAAAAGAACTCCAGGGACATTTTGATGATATtgcaaaacatacataacgaaGATAACTTTAAAGAAAACTTAA TTGTATCTGAATATTGTGCAACGTCAAGGGCATTGTTTGAAGATGTACGTAAAAACTATGCAAAACTTGCAGATGTCGTGCCAAAAAATCAGTATTACAAATATCATGATCAATGGCGTTTTGTCACACAAAAATTATGTTTCTTAGCATccttaataatatatttagaaattaaagTTCTACTAAGCAAAGACACCGCTGCAGAAATGTTAGGAG TTAGTAATGATAGAGAGGATGGTTTCCATTTGGACTTAGAAGACTACCTAATGGGACTATTACAATTGTCTGCAGAATTG aGTCGTTTTGCTGTAAATAGTGTCACTAGTGGTAATTATAATCGACCTATAGAAATAGCACGATTTATAAATGATCTAAGTGCAGGCTTTAGACtcttaaatttgaaaaatgattcTCTAAGAAAACGTTTTGATGGCTTAAAATATACGGTTAAAAAGGTAGAAGAAGTGGTTTATGATCTCAGTATACGAGGTTTGAAACCAAGTTCAGCTATTGAAGATACaaagtaa
- the LOC126922936 gene encoding LOW QUALITY PROTEIN: glyoxylate/hydroxypyruvate reductase A-like (The sequence of the model RefSeq protein was modified relative to this genomic sequence to represent the inferred CDS: inserted 1 base in 1 codon; deleted 3 bases in 2 codons; substituted 3 bases at 3 genomic stop codons) produces MTQSIAILSVIPRLSYHLRIQLPNLTIFDVLSDKFDTLSKLQSADTVVGDCNLFLPYTGKLPSVKRALTTWAGIKSLASNLRDKKINYAVARFLDKSLASAMSEYVITHIFIFECDQRQQYQNQKDEEWITDGKISDHKLICDLFXSILRLRNIEKTIAEKLKMFGTTIWEVTRTPLKENLNYLDEHRTIAHLSEMLTNCDYIINVLPSTSSTLGLLNRNILQNCKNHGNVLINIGXGIIIKEIEILREIKKILNAFEQQWISGTILDVFTEEPLPKESKLXTLTQVIIIPYISGVNHAKDVAKYFVXNYQRYIKSAKLQNIANLQDGY; encoded by the exons ATGACGCAGAGTATTGCAATTCTTTCTGTGATTCCTAGGTTATCTTACCATCTTCGAATTCAACTTCCAAACTTAACAATATTTGATGTTTTGTCAG atAAATTTGATACACTGTCAAAATTACAAAGTGCAGATACAGTTGTAGGTGATTGCAATTTGTTTTTACCATATACAGGTAAGTTACCATCTGTAAAACGGGCACTAACAACATGGGCTGGTATCAAATCACTAGCTTCAAATCTGAgagataaaaagata aattatgCAGTTGCACGTTTCTTAGACAAAAGTCTAGCTTCAGCTATGTCCGAGTATGTAATTACACatatctttatttttgaatGTGATCAGAGACAGCAA TATCAAAATCAAAAAGATGAAGAGTGGATAACAGATGGGAAAATTTCTGATCACAAACTTATTTGTGATTTGT GGAGTATTCTACGTTTAAGAAATATTGAGAAGACAA ttgcagaaaaattaaaaatgtttgGAACCACCATATGGGAAGTGACGAGAACACCACTTAAAGAGAACTTAAATTATCTTGATGAACATAGAACAATTGCACATTTATCTGAAATGCTCACAAATTGTgattatattattaatgtttTGCCATCTACATCTAGTACTCTAGGTTTGTTAAACAGAAATATATTACAGAATTGTAAAAATCATGGCAATGTTCTTATCAATATAGGTTGAGGTATAATAATTAAAGAGATAGAGATATTAAGAGAgattaaaaagatattaaacGCATTTGAGCAACAATGGATTTCAGGAACAATTTTAGATGTTTTTACAGAAGAACCATTGCCAAAAGAAAGTAAATTGTGAACATTAACACAA GTTATCATTATACCATATATCTCAGGTGTAAATCATGCTAAAGATGTAgcaaaatattttgtttaaaattatcaaagatatattaaaagtgcaaaattgcaaaatataGCAAATTTACAAGATGGTTATTAA